A genome region from Myxocyprinus asiaticus isolate MX2 ecotype Aquarium Trade chromosome 12, UBuf_Myxa_2, whole genome shotgun sequence includes the following:
- the LOC127449526 gene encoding angio-associated migratory cell protein-like, with the protein MENSEEDSLQLHEDEEIIEVIDLNDTEQTADDLADELEDVDVAEDKGWETEDEMESEQDDSELTFSKHTGSVFCVRLDPVTNSLAVTGGEDDRAFVWSVSDGDLLFECTGHKDSVTCVEFSCDSKLVASGDMSGLIKVWKVENKTEIWSFEVGDLEWLEWHPCAPVLLAGTADGNLWMWKIPSGDCKTFQGPNCQATSGKILSDGKKAIVGYEDGTLRLWDLKQGNAIYVIKGHDGHQGALTSMACNKDGSLVLTGSVDGQAKLINSSTGKVLCSFSTENSEVKDSMEEQNPNSVESVGFCNVLPLIAVAYLDGTLAIYDMNSQSVRHRCKHEVGIVHMQWEEASAVVSTCNLAGVVTLWDARSGHMMSEYRGHGAEILDFVLNRDASVAVTAGGDHKAKVFCLQRPDR; encoded by the exons ATGGAGAATTCTGAAGAAGATTCGCTTCAGTTGCACGAGGATGAAGAAATAATCGAGGTAATTGATCTGAATGACACAGAACAGACCGCAG atgatcTTGCTGATGAATTGGAGGATGTGGATGTTGCTGAAGATAAAGGATGGGAGACTGAAGATGAGATGGAATCAGAACAAGACGACAGTGAACTCACTTTCTCCAAACACACTG GTTCAGTGTTTTGTGTTCGTTTGGATCCAGTGACTAACAGTCTTGCAGTAACTGGAGGAGAAGATGACCGAGCGTTTGTGTGGAGCGTGAGTGATGGTGACCTGCTGTTTGAATGCACCG GTCATAAAGATTCAGTCACGTGTGTTGAGTTCAGCTGCGACTCGAAGCTGGTGGCATCTGGAGATATGAGCGGACTCATTAAAGTCTGGAAAGTGGAAAACAAGACGGAAATCTGGTCGTTTGAAGTCGGAGATCTGGAA TGGTTGGAGTGGCACCCGTGTGCTCCGGTCTTACTGGCTGGTACAGCCGATGGAAATCTGTGGATGTGGAAGATTCCAAGCGGAGACTGTAAGACATTTCAAGGGCCCAACTGTCAGGCGACCAGCGGAAAGATTCTCTCTGATG GAAAGAAAGCGATTGTAGGCTATGAAGATGGAACTTTACGTCTGTGGGACCTTAAACAAGGAAATGCCATTTATGTCATCAAAG gtCATGATGGTCATCAGGGGGCACTCACATCGATGGCGTGTAATAAAGACGGATCACTGGTTCTGACTGGGTCAGTGGATGGTCAAGCTAAACTCATCAACTCATCCACAGGGAAG GTGTTATGCTCATTTTCCACTGAAAACAGTGAAGTCAAAGACTCTATGGAGGAGCAAAATCCTAACTCAGTAGAATCTGTGGGCTTTTGCAATGT GTTGCCTCTAATTGCTGTTGCGTATCTGGACGGCACTCTGGCAATTTATGACATGAACTCTCAGAGCGTCAGACACCGCTGTAAACATGAG gttggTATTGTGCACATGCAGTGGGAGGAAGCGTCTGCAGTCGTCAGCACCTGTAATCTCGCTGGTGTCGTCACTCTGTGGGACGCTCGATCGGGTCACATGATGTCAGAATACCGCGGTCACGGTGCTGAGATTCTGGACTTTGTGCTCAACAG AGATGCATCAGTCGCCGTGACCGCTGGAGGGGACCATAAAGCCAAAGTGTTCTGTCTGCAGAGACCCGACCGATAG